From the Thermovirga lienii DSM 17291 genome, one window contains:
- a CDS encoding microcompartments protein (PFAM: BMC domain~COGs: COG4577 Carbon dioxide concentrating mechanism/carboxysome shell protein~InterPro IPR000249~KEGG: tjr:TherJR_0624 microcompartments protein~PFAM: microcompartments protein~SPTR: Ribonuclease III), translating into MKGEALGLLETKGFVGAIEAADAMVKAANVTLIGHKLSGAGLVTVMIRGDVGAVKAAVDAGAAAAKAVGEVVSVHVIPRPHTDTETMLPEGEKDNKADLNIGVED; encoded by the coding sequence ATGAAGGGAGAAGCTTTAGGTTTGTTGGAGACAAAAGGTTTTGTGGGAGCTATAGAGGCGGCAGATGCAATGGTAAAGGCTGCTAACGTGACCTTGATAGGGCACAAGCTTTCCGGCGCAGGGTTGGTGACAGTGATGATAAGGGGAGATGTGGGGGCAGTGAAAGCTGCAGTGGATGCTGGGGCAGCAGCTGCTAAGGCAGTTGGCGAGGTTGTTTCTGTACACGTCATCCCAAGACCCCACACTGATACAGAGACCATGTTGCCTGAGGGAGAAAAAGACAACAAGGCAGATTTGAACATAGGGGTAGAAGACTAG
- a CDS encoding Propanediol utilization protein (PFAM: Propanediol utilisation protein PduL~COGs: COG4869 Propanediol utilization protein~InterPro IPR008300~KEGG: mta:Moth_1181 propanediol utilization protein~PFAM: Propanediol utilization protein~SPTR: Propanediol utilization protein PduL), giving the protein MLNMEKLVDAITKEISALLASGNFPIVVGVSNRHVHLSREHTDILFGEGYELTKMRDLRQPGEFAAKETVTVATAGGVLENVRILGPIRKKTQFELSASDARKLRIDVPVVKSGSSHELESPVLLIGPKGSVSLTEGVGLAWRHIHLSPEEALALGVKDGQEVDVEVKGDRGVIFRKVWVRVSDKFVSEFHVDVDEANACGLKTGDYVQIVRIPESL; this is encoded by the coding sequence ATGTTGAACATGGAAAAACTTGTAGATGCCATCACTAAAGAGATAAGCGCCCTGCTTGCGTCGGGCAACTTCCCCATTGTGGTTGGAGTAAGCAACAGGCACGTGCATTTGTCTAGGGAGCACACAGACATTCTGTTTGGCGAAGGATACGAACTCACCAAGATGAGGGATTTGAGGCAGCCTGGAGAGTTTGCTGCCAAGGAGACTGTCACTGTGGCTACAGCCGGGGGCGTTTTGGAAAATGTGAGGATCCTGGGCCCCATAAGAAAAAAGACCCAGTTTGAGCTTTCTGCTTCCGACGCCAGAAAGCTGCGAATAGACGTTCCCGTGGTAAAAAGCGGCTCTTCCCACGAGTTAGAAAGCCCCGTATTGCTTATAGGTCCAAAAGGGAGTGTCTCTCTCACCGAGGGTGTTGGGCTCGCATGGAGGCATATACATTTGTCTCCCGAAGAAGCCTTGGCCTTGGGAGTGAAAGACGGCCAGGAAGTAGATGTGGAGGTCAAGGGGGACAGGGGCGTCATATTTAGAAAGGTATGGGTGCGGGTGAGCGACAAGTTCGTAAGCGAGTTTCACGTGGATGTGGACGAAGCGAACGCTTGCGGGCTAAAGACCGGGGATTACGTTCAGATAGTCCGCATACCAGAAAGTTTGTAA